The Epinephelus lanceolatus isolate andai-2023 chromosome 16, ASM4190304v1, whole genome shotgun sequence nucleotide sequence GTTCAGGTGGGAGTTGACTATCGGAAACGCTCATTCTGCAATTTCTAATGTGGTCCCAACCCAACAGCGGTGCCGTGGAAACATTGTGCTCACCCTCCAGATTTTGAGCCACAACCCCCGTTTAACAACACTCTTAAGATTCACgatgagatgagttgaaacaagcAACTACTTGCAATCAGCCGTTCTGCAACATTGTAAAAACCAGCTGGTTCACACCATGTCAACTAAATGAGACGGTGTAtgatctctatgcaacaactctctgtacttgttATGATTTACAGCTTttcattttgtggctgaatataatttgtagcttcttaaaatatgaatgagaatagtgatagtgagatagtggctacagttgcatttgtaacAGTGATGAAATggtaaaaaacagacacaaaaccagcatcagatggactgtattcaaaATTAATACTccacataaatataaataaccagcgccaattaataagtcagtaaatgtgtgtgtgtgggcggggcataagcacatacagtgagatgctgcagcgacccaccgtccgACACCGGCACATCGTGAGGATGGAAGCAGAGGGCTAGGCAGGGACgaagcacctgctgcagcaagcgaaTATGCCATCAGCgatcattttgacttgaccaacagacttcactacaagctgattggctgttgaaacaggtgacgtgctttacattctaaaaccagctgccggcgatttgaccagctgaatTGCAGGTAAAATCATCAGTGTCGAGCTCAGACCTGCCAGTtaacactgctgcaacttttctctgcagcgtTCTAAAACACTTTTGTCTCGTTGCAAATCTTtgatctgaactgggcttaagctctgttagcacagttagcagcATCAGCACAGTTAGTGGAGCTAACATAgtcaacaatgctaaaggggtttcgTGGCTCAAAATGATGCTGCTACCTGGGGGGAGACCGGAGGCTGACCACAATATTTCCACAACAATGTCATCCCACTACAGGATGGCATTACAAATGGTAATCAAGAGTGTGCAGTGGAACTCGCTAACTTGGCCCCCACTCGACTCAGGTAGTGCACAGTGTAGAGCTGtcaaggctaatgttagctaagcaGTAAAGACCTGAGGGTGGGCAGTTTCTGCATGTTTACACAGCTAGCCAGTTGTCAGtaagcaaagccaacagaaaataaaaggccagacatttaaattacataacattaaaatttcatcacCTCTAAATGGTTAGCGCTTTAAACTAAAGCAccaaagctcactgagtcaatggagcactgTAATAAAAGGAAATTAACCGGTAGTTGCCGGTTAATGGATATCGGGCTTGCACAAAAtgaaccaaaactgacatccctgaTTCAGAACATCAAATGTCTCAAaatcagtttgaaaatgagaatTTAATAACTGAAGTCAGGAAATTAAATAAACACTTTGAGTGGGTTTCTGACAAGAAACAGAGCTACTTTCAGTTTAGACTGGGAGTTAACCATCATCATCGCACTCACTGCTGTGTTTGACCAGGATCAGCTCGGTCGTACAAACGTCTCGTCATCACGTCACCAGAACTGTTGATTCTTCAAACAGCTCATCAGACTTCATCAactcatttaattatttttatttattttttttttgtttagaacAATAGAAGtgcttaaaaatgtttttttttttattttactttgtggacaataaaattaaatcaaagggaactgaactgaatctaTTTTATTCTCTAAATctgatgtgtttgtgagtgctcTGCACTTTCAACCCGTCTGGGTCATTCACACGTTGACTTCATCTGAGGCTCAATCAGGTCACATGACAGTCAAGTGAGAGTCATAACAGCTAAGTCAATCAAGTTGATTTGATTAATGTGACTGTAAAGACTCTGTTGACCTCAATGACCCTCAGCCAAAAAGAGGTTACGTGTTTTGGGTGATCCGATCACAAGTGGATGACGCTAAATACAAGCATAAACAACCACCAAGAGGTCTTGTGATCAGATAACTCAAACTACTTGCCGAGGTTGTCAGAAgcatttgaccacatatctttttTGAAGTAAATGCTAATGCTTCCGAAGTGTTGCATGACCATCCATCGTTTTGTCCTATGGAAGGAGACATGCTGGATTCTGCTGACAGCAATATCTCCAGCTGTACCCACACAACTGCTAACGTGTCTTGTCAGACTGTGGATGTAACTGTTCGCAGGGGCTTATGATCTTCTAGTGTAAATGATGTAGCCACTAACAAAATCTGAATACAAGTTGGAAATGCATGATAGATAGAGGTGAATGCTTGTTAATACCAGGTGAAAAAAGGCTCTCTGACTCCCCACCAGTCAGTACAGAAGAGCTAAGAGGCGTCttacagaataaaacaaatcttTGTACGCCCAGGGATCTCTTGACCTGGACGACTGAACCTACATGTTTACAAGCTGAATGAAAACATTTGCAGTAAACTGTTTTCTTGAAATAATCTTTGATGAGTCCTGTGGTTGAATTAAAAGGAAATGAACAACACTCATGTTTATGTAACTTCAAGATGAAGTGagatcaaacaaacaaatcagtaAAAGTGATGCATGTAGCACCCTTAAAAACCACagcacaggaagtgacatcagaGGACGCTGTGTCATCGAGTCTGATCCTTCAAGGTCAACACACCGCTACCCGAATCCCGATCCTTTAATCTTTGATTATCTGACCCgtttctggttttgtttttgagcAACATTGCTCCACAGTGAAAGATTCCCACCACCACCTTCACTTTCAAACCAGGGTTCCTACTGCAGGTCCAAACTGGGCCGAACTGGAGTTTCCCGCCTTCACTGGCTGGTTCTGAACCATTTCCCAACTCTTTTTAGATTTGGACTTTCAGAGTGCTGTGAAACACTCTGCATGGAACTCCACATGCCCAGTTCACCCACTTAAAGCAAGCCAAACTGGGCTTTCTTGTTTTCACATTGACTGGTTTTACTTTAAGATCTGGACTTTCATAAGTGCTGCTGACCTTCCAAGCTTCTTCCGAATATTCCCACTGATTCTGAAGCAACTGCTTCGGAATGCCCAACTGGCCCTGTCAGTCCAGTTTAAGGGATACACTGGGGCTCTCAAATTCATTTTAGATGTTGACTTTTAAATTTAAGCTGCTACATGTGCACATAGCCCAGGAAGTAAGACAACCTGGGGCTTCATGCCATCTCTGACTGCCCATGAACCATTTCctggtcttttttttattattattctgacATCCACTGTGCTGATGAACTTCCAAGCCTCTTTGAAAGTTCACACAGATTCCAAAGAAAACTCCAACTGGCCCAGTCAGTCCAGTTTAAGGGCCAAACTGGGGCTACTTGCGATCATAGATTTTCTCTAACCTCAAACTTATTTTACAACTTAACTTTTTCAGTGCTGCTGAACTTACAGACTTCTTCCAAACCCTGTTCTGCAGGGAACGTCCACTTAGCCCAGTCCTGCCCATTAGTGGACCAGGGTCCCATCTTTGACTTTCCAGATCTAGATTGGATCTTAACTTCAACAGTGTTGCTCATCTTTCAAGTTCCTTCCAAACATCTGCACAGTACAAGTAGCCCAGTTTACCCAGTTCAAGAGCCAGACTGGGCCAAACTACGGTTTCATGCCAATGACGACTTCCCTTTAAGAATTTTTTGAAACTCCTTTTGAATGTAGATTCCCACAAAGCTGCTGGACTTCAAGTCCCTGTTCAGAACTTCCCAAACCTCCATTGTCCCCAGGAAATAGAACATGTCCAGTTATCCCGTTAAGTGGTCCAAACTGAGGCTTCCCATCGCTGACTTGCACTGAAGCCTTTCTTGAGCTTGTTTTAGATCGCTCTCACAACTTTTTATGCCCAATATATTTCCAGTTTGCAGTTTGCCCAGTTTAGCACAGCAGATCCTGCAGAAGTAACCTCAGGTTTCACTCTGAACTTTTTCTATCAACTCTAGATTTCTAACAAGACGCTGAAAGCATTACTTCACTTTGATATCAGGGCTGAGATACATTGCATCTGTGTTATGTCTTAGGTTTCCGTACTGTCACACCTCACTGCAACTTTTCAAACAAATTGTGGAAGTCTGATGTTAAAAAGCCAATCTGACTGTTAGAAATTAGAAATCCAGTCAGAAAGTGAGGACTGCAACCTGTTGGACAACATGACAGATAATTTTGCTCTCATTTCTTTGACCCTGCAAGGGTAAGTCTTCGGtatgtttcaaatgaagttctTATCAGCTCATCAAGTCAACAAATCTGAGATAAAGACCAGTGTCAGGACCAACAAGTCccacattaaaaacaagttCTAAGTCAAAACCAACACGTCCCAAATAAAGCAAGTGAGTCAAGATTCAGAGTCAAGGGTCAAGTTCGAATAGAGTGGCTGTCGTATTATCCAACAGCATCTGAGACCACCTTTCCAATGTCAGAATAAAGTCAACTCCAAAGTCAAGATCAAGTTTCTTAGTTCCAAGTTCCAAGCCAAAAATATGTCAAGACAAACAAGTCCAGTCTAGAGTCAAGATCATCAACCTCCAAGTAAAGTTCAAAGTGCTTTTTGTCTGGTGAATGGAGCGGGAAAAATTGTCCAGATTTACTACAAGCTATAACAACATCCAAGAGCTGTATCGAGCCCTGAGCGAGCCTCAGAAGCAGCTTGCTGTTGCTCTGAAAATAGGTTGGAGGAGTGTGAAGCTTTGCCAAAATAGAGCCAGGGTGAGCTGTTTTtcaaataaatgacaaattgCTTGGCCTACTTGCTGACACACGGAGCAGGTTAGGACATCTTCAGTGCGAAAAACGGAACAACCTGATGTTCACTCACTTGTTTGTTTGCATCTCGTACAGTTAGGAGGAGCTGACCAACTTTCCCCAGTCAGAATTAATTATGAAGTCAAAACCAACAAGCTTAATGCGAACAAGACAAGATTCAGTCAAGAGTCATATTCAGATAAAGTGATTGTCATATTACCCAACAGCACCAAAGAACACCTTTCTAATTTCAGAATTATATATACAGTCAACTCCCAAGTCAAGAACAAGTCCCTAATtgagtcccaagtcaagaccaatAAGTCAAGATTCAAAACCGaaagttacattaaaaaaagtgcTTGGATCATCCAACAGCACCATCGCCCACCTTTCCCGTGTCAGAAGTATGAATAAAGTCAACTCCCATGTCAAGAACAAGTCCCTTACTAAGTCCCAAGTCAATACGACTAAGTCAATATCAACAAGTCCAGAGTCAAACCAACAAGTTCCAAGTCAAAACCAACAAGTCAAGATACAGAGTCAAGTTCAAATGAAGTGCTGTTTGTATCACCCAACAGTCCTATGATCACCTTTCCCATGTcagaattaataataaaatcaacTCCCAAGTCAAGAGCAAGTCCCTTACCCAGTCCAAAGTCACTACCAACAAGTCAAAAATACAGAGTCAAGTTCAAATTAAGTGCTTTTTGTATCACGCAACAGTCCTGAGGCCACCATTTCCATGTcagaattaataataaaatcaacTCCCAAGTCAAGAACAAGACCCTTACCAAGTCCCAAGTCAATACCAACAAGTCCAGAGTCAAAACCAACAAATTTTAAGTCAAGACTAACAAGTCAAGACACAGAGTCAAGTTCAAATGAAGTGCTTTTTGTCTCATCCAACAGTCCTAAGACCACTTTTCCCATATCAAGTCAAGAACAAGTCCCAAGTAAAGACCAACAGGTCCACAGTCAAAACCAACAAGTCCCAAATCAAGACCAACAAGTCCAGTCTAGTTTTCATACGAATTAGTTAAGTAGAGGTGTACTGATGCCTTAACAGAAGTGCTTCCTGTTGCTGTTGCCCATCAAGTGAATTGTTGCTTTGAACGTCTAGTTCAGTCTCTCCAAATCCCTCCAGTTACTACAACTTTAATATAACAGAGTGTTTCTCTCTTTATTCATAAACTCTCTGTTAAATACTTTAAACAAGAATTATTATTCTgaccaataaaaataaatctgacaCTACTGAGTCAGCCTCCAGCCAAGTGCAAGGATGAAGCAGAAAGTTACAGAAATATTTGTCAATGTATTTTCTCAACACATATCACAATAATTTCATAACATACAAggactttctctttctctttttaaattttaacagtgaaacttttcatttgtttcagTTCTGTCTGAAAAGGGCTGAGGCTTGGCGGTTAAAGGGAGACCGAGACATCTTAGTTGAGATGTTTTTCTACATTTTCGCACTTCACTTAAGTGATAAAAAATGACTTATTAGCATCATTAGTGCTCCTTTTAATTATTAACTATGAGTAGTGCTGTAAGCTAGGCTGCACTCACGTGGCAAAGGACAAGTGGTTAGACTCACTTTCCCATCATGCAAcagatattgttttaacagtCAATTTTTTTTCTGGCCACCCTTTACACGACCTGAAGCTCTCGTTGTCACAGGACGGAGGgaaacgcgcacacacacacacacacacacacacacacacacacacacacacgtgtacatAATCACACCTTGATGTGTGAGCATTGACAgaaaaaacgtttttttttttttgtttttttttgtatagaTCTGCGATCACAGGATGGAAAACAGTGAGGGCCGAGCCCTGCAGTTTGTAGCACCAACAATGAAGAAGACGCCCTCGGACGGAACGAGAGGCAGTTTGGCAGAGGGTGAAGAACAAATTTCAGCAATGTGACGTTACCATGACGATGGAGGGTCAAACTCCAccaatgaagaagaaaaaaaggaggagaaaatgatttaaacagTTTGAAAAGTTAATTTTTCAGAATATTCCTGGTTGACGAAGGAGGTTAGGAATTAAAATTTAAGGTGGTTTTGTGGTGGTGGTTCTGTAGGTTCTGTGCTTCAGTTTTcttagtgtgttttttactgtttgtttcatatttcatgttgtgtctttatGCTGTCTTGCTGCAAAAAAGAATTTACTTTTGTGGGACAATCACAAGATCTGATCAAGATTTTATTGAAGCTGCAACAATTATCTTTTaatttgtacttttattttaaaaaactcatcatgttttattggtTGGACGTTGGATGCCACTTTCTGGTACAGAAATAAATGAACTCTGCAGATGTTTAGTCAGTTAAAGTTACAGGAAACTTACAATtatgaatgtgtttttatttcaccatAATCTATACAAAGAGCTTATTCCAAATGGAACAGAAGAAGCAaatttgtgtgtaaataaaaaacaggtAACCGTTTAAactcttgtttttctgtaacTTTAAATGGTTAGAATAATGAATCATATGTATAACAACACACATTTATGGATGGAGCACAGATCTAAAAGAtttaacacaaaatatttttccTAAAGAAACAGCAATTTGGTTGAGATGGAAATAAATGCATTAAATtctaataaaaatgtaattttttcagTCTTTGTTGCTTTCGGGTCATTTATTCACCCAAAACATTCCATCACAAGCCTGTCCCAGCCAGATTGAAATTCCTGCtttgcaggggaaaaaaaagcctaAATTGTGGTGTTATTTTCTAAACATTTAAGATGATTAAAAAACAAGGACGTGTTTGCATTTGTTTATGACTACGATACcacattttatcttttataaggagctgtttttgtttcatattcTGAGGATGGGTCACTAAGGTATAGCTCCATCGTTGTTCAAAGTCAAGAACCATACTTTATGATGTcagttttaataaataaatgaattaaaataacaaaataaaacaataaaaccttttaaaaatcaaacaagTTTCTCTTGCATATCTGCTTTTTTGGACTATAAAAGGTCTACAAAAGCTACTCTGATCACTGCTCTCAACTCTGTCAACGTCATCTAGACAACAAAAATCAGTCCTTCACCACAGTGAAAAGTGAGTGTCTTTAACATTAACGTCACATTCCAAAAATGACTTCAAGGTGAGCAGAAAGGTGAAAGGAAAGTCAAAGACCGAAATCAGAAATGAACATCTTAGATCTTCAGACATGGTAACGTCACACCGCTAACCCAGACAGTGCTTCAGTGGTGAGTGAGAGAAGGTGGTCAAAGAGTTAGTGCAAAGTGTTCATGGCAACATACAATAACAGTTAAGCTAGGCTAGCAGGCTAATCCTGTCCACTCAGTGCTACAGAAGCCATTTTTCTGCAAATATTCCTCATCATTAACACATACTGGAATTCTACTGCATGTCCTTAGTGGCAGGTGACTTTGTGCTTTGCTCTCTGTGCCTGAGCTGAAGCCATTTTCTTCAGAGGAGATGACAAACTTCTGCGTTTCTGGGTTTGTACCTCAGACATTTGTGTCCTAGGGGTGGATAAAGCTGGAGGCATTTTGTGGACAAGTAAGTGCTAATGTCAGACATGTAAGTTTGGCATCTTGGGAgatgaggaaaatgaaaaattataAAAACACTGTCGGTTCTTGCTGTGGTTGGTGGGGCTGGGTATCAAACCCCAATGCATCAGTCACAATGAGTATTAAAGACTGTAAAAGTACCTGGTCAGATTTATAATCTTGTTGATGAAGCTGTTGATCAGATAGTTCCTTATTTGTTTATCCAGCTTAAGACTGCATTTAattcaagggttttttttgtattgacACAAAATTCAACATTTGAGAGTTTTGGCTTTCTTTAGGTGCAGGTAATATGATGATGTACATGTTTTCTGTCATCTGAGATTATGTGGGAAATGTATATATTACTTTGCAGGATTTACTTATATATCCACGTGTTAAAGTACTTCAATTTGTCAGGTATTTTAGAACAAACATTTCTGTCTGGTTTGTCTTTCAAAAAGTGTTTTATATCAAAATAtactaaaaaaaattacagcagATTTTATCCATGTCCCTGACCTCAAGCTTCCCTCATAGATAAAGTcttttacagtaaaatatgaaagTAAAATAGCAGAAAGTTTTGTTTTAGTTGCACAAATCCAATTCTGCTTGCATGCCCTCAAATGTTGCAGATGGAGTGATGCTCAaacttgttttgtgtttttcaagaTCTTTCATTGTCAATAATCTTCCACACGCTCCTGATTGTACAGTTTCTCAAGAATTTCTGGGGCTGTTTTTTGGGACTGTTGCGGCCTGGAATGCCTGATTTCATGACAGCTTTCAAAtaaatgttgttattttttgtgATGAAATTGCAGGGGCAAGGGAAAATTTCAAAAACAGTTGTACACtctggggtgtcggtggcttagtggtagagcagacaccccatgtacaaggctgttgctgcagcggcccgggttcgaatccagcttgtggccctttgctgcatgtcatcccccctctgtTTTCCCTTTTCAtacttacctgtcctgtgcattaaaggcaaaaatgccccaaaaaatatcttcaaaaaaaaaaaaaaattgttgtacACTCCACTCTGTCATTAAACCTGTTAATATCCTCCTGGTAGTGTTAGCTAGTTAGCCGTCTCCCTGTATGTGTGACTCTGTGTCAGGCACAGAGCTctggtcagcagcagcagtctcatgataaagagagagagggttGCTAACTTTCCGATAATTTTCCTCTTCCTTGCCTGTGTGCCCCTTGTGTATCATTTTTTGTAACCTCTCTAAATTCAGATTTTTTGCAGTACCATGAATGCACACTTCAAACTTGCGCTCTGACATTGTGGAGCACTGAACGGTTTATATATTTCAAAAAGTCTCCAAATAAACAGTCCAGCtcggaaaattaaaaaatcaaaatgtgggGCAGGTGTTTTAATCGCATGTGGGGGAGCTGGGTGAATCGATGCGCTGCacgcagctctacaatgaagtGAGATTTTAGTCGTTTCAAATAGTGAAATTTGCTGTAAAGTTAAacttttaaagcaacaataaaagGTTTGATAAGAGACTGAGGTAAACAGGAACCAGGCTGAAGGTGCCTTTTTGGAAAAACAGGCCTttaaactacaaacatgactgcCCCCCACCACAGACTTGAACCTGACATTAagtgtttttcattagttttaaaCGATTTCATTAACGACCTcactaaaatacaaaaaaaacaagtctgAATTAAGGATTTGATAATTAGCCTCGACTAAATAAATGACTGACTTTCATGTGAACGTTTTTCTGTAGTTGATGAGGGCCTTGAAACTCtccctgtctcacacacacacagacaaagacatacagacagacagacagacagacacacacaagcaatcAGAAACATCTACTaaaccaacacaaacacaacaaaccaaAGCTGTTTAGAACAGAGGAACTCTTTAAAGAGGAGAGTGGAGCCGAGCTTCAATTCACATTCAATCCAGGACTTTGTTTTCACTTCCACTTACTCTTTGTTGACTTAATTAACTTTTACAGGCTTGAAAACATCCAGATTTATTGTCCAACAGTTGCAGCACAGCATCCtaaaatcttattttgtttttttgtatgaagtgaagtgaaggtGAATTGAGGCAGAGCTCCATTAAAGAGgtcattttttcatatttagcACAAAGAACCTTTACAAGGCTCTGACCCGTAGTATCTTCTGTGTCTATCCACTCCAGGCTGAACTTCATCTGGGGCTTGATTCAATCCTGGAGACATGTCTCCttcccctcttcctcttctctccttcctttaCATCACTCTGTTCttttatctgtgttttgttttgttttttttgtttttttttataaatcgACTGATCTGAAGCAACGCAGCAGACGACCAAACCTCAGCACAGAAAATGACAAGTCTGGAGATAAAGGATACAAGGAGgcaaggaaggaagaaaggaagggaagatgagagaggaagaggttTGATTTCAGGTCCGGCCACCTGAGGAGTCGTTCTGCTGGTTTCAgtcgacacacagacagacacacagacagacagacatgcagatAAAGATTCACTGGTTTCTAACAGCATCCAGTCTGTTTACAAGTGCAATGAGAGCCGATGGAAGGACAGAGTGTTGAGGTTTGGCTTCATTTATCCTCCTCGATTGGCTCTCTGCTGTTGCCAATCTGGGATTTCCACCAATAAGGGAAGAGGGGATATAAGGGGGTGGGGTTTTGTCGCAGGTGAGGTAAAAGCTGAGTGAGGGCTGATACaaaggatgaggaggaagaagagtgATGACAGCTAGTGTCCCTCTTTCTTTGAGGAGGTGCTGCTGCCCTCTcctgcctcctcttcctcactcttCCCTGCTGTGATGGAgcagatggaggaagaggaggcaagACCAGAGGAAGAGGTGGAAGGCAGCGGCGGGTTGACGTGCAGCTCCACCGGCGTCAACGTTATCTCAACCTCACCCCGCTCCTCGTGCAGCGtgggcagaggaagaggaggaggaggagggtggaggtgtGCTGCAGGTAGAGGAGCggtgctgctgttgttattgcTTGGCCTAGGAGCTTTTTGGATGACCTCCACCATTGGGGTCCGTCCCGACGCCGCCAGCTCCCAGCTGGGGTTCCCTGGACTCTGGAACAGCAGCAGCGGCCTGCTGTGGCGGTCAGCCTCCACTGCGCCACCTGGCTGACACTGCACCACTACCCCGCGGTGCTCCACCAGCCGGTGAGCAGGGTCCGACACTGCTGGTAGCTGACTGACAACCAGCCCCGGCTGGTCCTGGATCACCAGCTCCAGCACCTGctgcgaggaggaggaggaagaggaggaggaggaggaggaagcttTCTGGATGACGCCGCCGGTGAGGGAGGTGATGATGGGAGGATGGGAGGGAGGGGCAGGAGGGGGAGGCTTGGGAGaaagagcagcaggaggaggaggaggcagggtGTCTTCCGGTCGAGGTTTTCTTGGTCTGCCACGTTTCCGTTTCACTGGAGGAGCAGCAGAACCaccagacacacccacagggCCACCGCTTGATGCCACCACCTCCAGGGGGCGCTTGCTGGCGTTCCCTCGTGCTTTCTGGACCACTGAGGTGGGGGCTGCAGgggtgtgctgctgctgctgctgctgaggaggaggaggaggtggaggaggaggttgtgGCGGGGGCGCAACCTTCTCCCGCTCGTACGACAGACAGCCCTGAGGCAGGATCATCACTGGGACAGGCCCGCCCTGCTGCTGGGGCAGCGTCGCCATGGCAATGACCTTCACCCCACCACCActagcggcagcagcagcagctgggccTCCGGGTCCAGAAGCCCCCCCGACACCTGAGGCATCTTTGGGAGCCAGTGAGGGGGGAGAGGAGCGGACCGATAGCTGGGTCTTATCAGGGATGGAGCTCCGAGGGAGGATTCTGGGTAACTGCTTCATGAATGCCTCCACCTGTATCACATCATATCACAGGTAATCATGTTACTAAACGAACTGTTTATTGATAACTGTGGAGAAAAAACAGAGTAATAAAGTCTGAATGGTGCTTACTGATAATTCTACCTACAAAGATTGAAATTaaacagcacacaaacacacaacacatttgcaAGCATTGATGGACGCACCCATAAGCCTTCCAGCATGTCAGGGTTACTTGTGGGACGCCAGCCGACGTGGCTGTGGGACACTGCGTGCATGGCATGATTTAAGGCCCACTTATACTCTCATTATGTACAAAAATAGATATGTCCATTTCAAAGCTTGTAAACATctctgccctcatacttccacgTGTCCTAGATGTTGGCAttgatacagccaatagatggctttagagggcagagtcaaaaatTTTACACAACAGCAAACGAGTCGACAGTGGAGGAGGTGGCAATAATGTACCTTTAACCTCGTTAACTCTGTTAGGACGCTGGCGTCCgtgctccctccctcctctgttaaatgggaTCTCACAGGCGCACTacatcatcaaaccatgtgatgtttggtatcacTGGATTCAGGGAGCTCTcggcttcctgaatccggcatcgtttttcttttattccttatggttttcgcaccagagcagcctaaatacacaaagtccaaaatcgtgaCGAGTGGTGACAAGGcatgtcatgccatttttcgaggggaaaagttaaaggattactcgcgatctcatgCCGAGCTGTCCGGGGAATACATAGCTggcagggttcaacgctaaggtttttttttcacttgcccggtcgggcaagttggtcagagatctacttgcccaaagtcagtttttacttggcctataaaaattgtttaatttaagcggctatcaaataacaaagactgcagttatttttatgttatgtaatctttattcacactgtatttattaattaaaacaacatacgtcatgtattgtagcttaattcctacacaaaaatgacagtgtcagggcttaaagtgaaaaatttgtcgccctacttgagccatgcccacctctatttatttttcactcctctctccagttctgctgtattaacaccgggtttaatatattttgcttccatctctctgccctgctctactctacttcaacactacttagctctctctctactctaccagtagactaccacatccacctgttgcacaaaatgcacacagcagtgtttccctaggatggagttgtagcagcggaggtgaagcacacgcatgaaaaataattttcacatgcgttaaacttttttgtatgcttgcaaagcacagcc carries:
- the rfx5 gene encoding uncharacterized protein rfx5 isoform X1; protein product: MSEAERHQQAEASRRGDGSLEAGEGDTEPSMLLQKLKSNISKSVQTKVDQILQDVQRFSDNDKLYLYLQLPSGPSSGDKSGGDSSSFNTADQLHTCNWIRSHLEEHSDTCLPKQDVYETYKRYCENLQHRPLSAANFGKIIRDIFPNIKARRLGGRGQSKYCYSGIRRKTVLNMPLLPNLDLKNDPAELTELVQTYKQEVTEAACELICDWAQKILKRSFDTVVEIARYLIQEHIVNPRCSQAELVTSAALAGGPAKPHKVIKKTPVISKAESDLAADQKKEHTDSSSSSSLKPLPGDKSAAAAKPSSLDAPPLPPTSSSSSSLRPAVEAFMKQLPRILPRSSIPDKTQLSVRSSPPSLAPKDASGVGGASGPGGPAAAAAASGGGVKVIAMATLPQQQGGPVPVMILPQGCLSYEREKVAPPPQPPPPPPPPPQQQQQQHTPAAPTSVVQKARGNASKRPLEVVASSGGPVGVSGGSAAPPVKRKRGRPRKPRPEDTLPPPPPAALSPKPPPPAPPSHPPIITSLTGGVIQKASSSSSSSSSSSSQQVLELVIQDQPGLVVSQLPAVSDPAHRLVEHRGVVVQCQPGGAVEADRHSRPLLLFQSPGNPSWELAASGRTPMVEVIQKAPRPSNNNSSTAPLPAAHLHPPPPPLPLPTLHEERGEVEITLTPVELHVNPPLPSTSSSGLASSSSICSITAGKSEEEEAGEGSSTSSKKEGH
- the rfx5 gene encoding uncharacterized protein rfx5 isoform X2; the encoded protein is MSEAERHQQAEASRRGDGSLEAGEGDTEPSMLLQKLKSNISKSVQTKVDQILQDVQRFSDNDKLYLYLQLPSGPSSGDKSGGDSSSFNTADQLHTCNWIRSHLEEHSDTCLPKQDVYETYKRYCENLQHRPLSAANFGKIIRDIFPNIKARRLGGRGQSKYCYSGIRRKTVLNMPLLPNLDLKNDPAELTELVQTYKQEVTEAACELICDWAQKILKRSFDTVVEIARYLIQEHIVNPRCSQAELVTSAALAGGPAKPHKVIKKTPVISKAESDLAADQKPLPGDKSAAAAKPSSLDAPPLPPTSSSSSSLRPAVEAFMKQLPRILPRSSIPDKTQLSVRSSPPSLAPKDASGVGGASGPGGPAAAAAASGGGVKVIAMATLPQQQGGPVPVMILPQGCLSYEREKVAPPPQPPPPPPPPPQQQQQQHTPAAPTSVVQKARGNASKRPLEVVASSGGPVGVSGGSAAPPVKRKRGRPRKPRPEDTLPPPPPAALSPKPPPPAPPSHPPIITSLTGGVIQKASSSSSSSSSSSSQQVLELVIQDQPGLVVSQLPAVSDPAHRLVEHRGVVVQCQPGGAVEADRHSRPLLLFQSPGNPSWELAASGRTPMVEVIQKAPRPSNNNSSTAPLPAAHLHPPPPPLPLPTLHEERGEVEITLTPVELHVNPPLPSTSSSGLASSSSICSITAGKSEEEEAGEGSSTSSKKEGH